The region GTGACTGTCGCCATCCCCTTCACAGATCTCTCAGCCATTTCAGCAGGTAGTCTTTATAGACTATGTAACTTTTATCATCTTTTTCTTTCCCCCAATCTTCTCTAGGCTGCACATTGTGTCTTAGCTGCAAACCCTGAGAATGTGGAACTCGCTCGATTTTACTGCCACACAGAAAAAACTATTGGCAAACGTTTAGTTTTAAGACAGTAAGTTTGCTTTGTTTATATATAGGTTACTGATCTGTTAAGCAAAGTTCCCCAATAAAACTACATTGTAAATACAAATTGTAAATTGTCATTAAACCACATGTATttacaattgtaaaaaaaactaattgtaAATACATGTGGTTTAATGACAAAATGACCAAAAAGGGTTATCCCATGATGTAAAATCCCCATCCATCAGATATCTATGGGATAGGGGAAAACTAAATTTTGGAGTCTGTACACTGAGACCCACACGATGCCGGAAGTGGAGGACAATGATTCCGCAAACTAATCCAGTGGAAGTGTGCATTCATggccagtgctccattcattccctgAAGGATACATTTGcatctgacatctctgtccatgacaggaactgtccagagcagtagcaaatccccataggaactaTACCGAAAAAAAGAAAGCTATGCTAATTGACACCATAGCACACCAAaggtgtaataaataaaagtactttattttaACAGGTACAATATTAGAAGTCAGTAATCCCACaagcttaaaaacaattaaaaatccaAAATccaaagtagcaaatccccataggaaacctctcctgcttttgacagttcctgtcacagacagaggcggcagcagagagctctgtgtcagactcgagagaataaacaacttcctgcaggacatacagcagctgatgagtactggaaggttcgatttattttatttatttttaatagaagtaaattacaagtctttctaactttctgacactgggtaatataaaaacctttttttcttcCTGAGGAACCCTTTTAATGCCTTTTATCTTTTCTTTGTTTTCTCTAGGGATCCTTCTATTAAAAGAACCATTTGCAAGAGATGCAGCGGTCTCTTACTTTCTGGTATCACATGTACTGTGAGACAAAGAAGTGagacattgtttttttttgttttttttccccccttctcttTTCTTTCTAATGACAATTAATTGATCACAATGGTGAGGATACCATCCCTCTCTGCTCATATAGCAGCATAAACTGCTTGTCCTAGAAGTCTATGGAACAACTAATAAATGGATTATTGTGGCTAAATTGCGGGTTCTAAAATTATCTACAGGATAGGTGTCCCACTGGAACATTTATTCTTTACTCCcaacacacacaccccccccacacacacacttgacATTTTATCACACTTATTTATGAATTGCTGGCCTATATGCACATTACTGAAAGTTTTTACTTTATAAGGCGCGCCTGGTATAGACAGCTGGAAGCAGGAAAATAAAATCATGCTAATTAATTTTCCCCGTTGGTCTAAATCAGTAAAGGGgtcaaagtttgttgaaatgacaggGCCACTTAAACACTCTGACAGTCCATTATACCcacacatactcagctctgcagcATGCATCATAGCTCTGCtgcataaacatacccacaggcACACACAGCAGTGGTGTAtcaacatacagacacacacttctGCTACGTTACCATACACAaacggctctgctacatgcatACAAATTTTAATACAGATTGTCCCTACCTGCAGGGTTTGTATGTGTTGTGCACACTGGTCACAGTACTGTGGGATCACCTGAAGGTCCTTCAGCTCCATTCTGGGTAAGTTCCCAGGGCAGAAATCTAAATGTGATGCATATACCCTCTAGATTCCTCTCCTGACAGGCaccaatctcactgatcagtgGCCGGCAGGaaaagggagaggactgtgcagcgaTCAGTAGCTGCACAGGTCACTTGGCCACAGTGCTGAATCATTGCTTTGCCCAACAATTAGGGAAGGAGTCAGGGCAGGCTGACAGTGTTTAGGTGCATTTTGTAGCAAGTTTTCTTGCTATAAAGTATGTCTTATAGAACAAACTATGGTATTAATTTTTTCATTATGTGTCACACAGAACATCGAGGACAAAGGCTAACTGTTGTTAGATGTCTCAGCTGCGGGCTTGCCAAACGTTTCCTAAATAATCCAAACTACAAGCTGTGGAGTGAGCAGCCAGAGGCACTATTGGAAAACCAACCAAAACCAGGTACTGTCACAAAGATCAATCCAAATCCAATGAAAGGTCCTTTATTAGTCACAAGTACACATATAATCCACTATTAAAAGATAGCGTGTACAGCATCGCGTTTTGACGTCTGTCTTTTTCACAGCTTAAACACAATAGTAATAAAACCACTTCTGTATATGTCAAAAGTAAAACGAACAAAAACAAACACCCCCTCCCCTTCACACGGCATCAGAGGTAATGTACTGCGCATGCGTCCGAATTAACTTGGCTAACAGACCTCATATCGTGATGCCCTGATGGTAGAGGTAAGTGCTGCCCCCAGTGGATAAGTGTCACAAACATCAGATTATAATGGCAAAAAACACAATCCTTAATATATGTACATCAAATCTGTTTCATAGTTTAGTCCTTTTGGAAAGAGAGTTTCCATGTTTAATATCCAAAAGGCTTCACGGTTAAATACCCTTTGTGACCAGTTGCCACCTCTGAAGTCCTTATTAACCTTCTTAATGCCATAGGAGAAATATTGTAAATTACTATCATGGACATTAATAAAGTGTCTCGCTGCTCCAGACACATTCTCTTCTTTTCATCCAATATCATAAATATGTTCTGCTATACAGGTTTTTAATTTTCTTGTTGTACATCCTATATAAGTTTTACTACAAAAGGAACAAAAAATAGCATAAATCACATGATCGCTGTTacagttaaagaagcagttcacaaaattaTTCACCCCCACAGCGCTGGCGCTTATACTTactgcagctgatcggtgtcccaggGAGCCGGTCAAATCCGGCTCGTGCTCACGTCAGCTTCTGCTGTGattcctcttctgtctcctgtgattgaacatTGAAAGTTACCCGCTTCCATAGAAAATGCATTGAAGTATGTGACTTCCagcgttcaatcacaggagacggATGAGGAGTCGCAGCAGAGGATGACGTGAGCGCACACTGGATTTGAATGGTGCTACGGGACCGGACTGAAGCTGCGCCGCAGGACaggatcagctgcggtgagtatacgcaCCAGCACttagcagggggaggggggacaatACTTTTTTGTAGCAAAACTTGTATAGGATGTGCAAAAAGAAAATTAAAGACCTGTATAGCAGAGTTATTGGACAAAAAGAAGAGAATGTGTCTGGAGCAGTGAGACACTTTATTAATGTCCATGATAGTAATTTACAATGTTTCTCCTTCTATGGCATTGAGAAGGTTAATAAGGACTGCAGAGGTGGCAGCTTGTCACAAAGGCTATTTAACCGTTAAGCCTTCGGGATATTAAACATGGACACTCTTTCCAAAAGGACTAAACTATGAAACAGATTTGATGTACATGTATTAAGGATTGTGTTTTTTGCCATTATAACCTGATATTTTTGACACTTATGCACTGGGGGCAGCACTTACCTCTACCATCACGGCATCGCGATATGAGGTCTGTTAGCCAAGTTAATTTGGACACATGCGCAGTACATTACCTCTGATGCTGTGGGAGGGGGTAAGTGTATGTTTTACTTTTGATATATGTGGTTTTATTACTATTGTGTTTAAGCTGTGAAAAGGAcagacttcgaaacgcgttgctgtACACCTTTATATTCtgaacatttcatatcttactgtgTAAAGAATTTCTTGGTGGTGTCtgccctcaaaaatgcatgttggtGGACAGCACTCTGTGGGCGGGACTTAACGGCCTTTGTGCCCCATATCCCCACCAACACCACCTCTGTATCATTGGATCGGACAGGGCCTaggcctctaggtcggcccattctgATGacgcagagggggtggggcctatgcaatGATGACTGCGCAGGGGCTACAGTGTCTATGTGGGTGGGGACACTACACTATTTACcagcaataacatgcatttttgaggtgacaaatcctttatacggtaagatacACGGTCCAGGATATAAGCTTAAAGTGtttctgttgttataactttcaaaatctaaataaatagtagatgtgatataaagcaaagtTTGCACTTCAAGAATGGTGCTAAGAGCTCCTTAtatagaaagggggtgacaatatcacttta is a window of Dendropsophus ebraccatus isolate aDenEbr1 chromosome 5, aDenEbr1.pat, whole genome shotgun sequence DNA encoding:
- the RPP21 gene encoding ribonuclease P protein subunit p21 isoform X1, which encodes MKGKSWQTELSVFDQGSVRLSEVKMANQVKDKEALQRLNFLYQAAHCVLAANPENVELARFYCHTEKTIGKRLVLRQDPSIKRTICKRCSGLLLSGITCTVRQRKHRGQRLTVVRCLSCGLAKRFLNNPNYKLWSEQPEALLENQPKPDGNPGSQPNLQKDKGPSSTTQTTNKMAS
- the RPP21 gene encoding ribonuclease P protein subunit p21 isoform X2 codes for the protein MANQVKDKEALQRLNFLYQAAHCVLAANPENVELARFYCHTEKTIGKRLVLRQDPSIKRTICKRCSGLLLSGITCTVRQRKHRGQRLTVVRCLSCGLAKRFLNNPNYKLWSEQPEALLENQPKPDGNPGSQPNLQKDKGPSSTTQTTNKMAS